The Corynebacterium comes genome window below encodes:
- a CDS encoding DUF3239 domain-containing protein: MKVFKFEVDETFAKKNNEMLKDTRRLQTSAVIFGVLLLALSVALYAWWRQGEVWGLVGSIIAVTFALVSFFLAVAVPRKVGGAQQLYDTYPLAPAMIVEVNERDFVIMALVNTNVDPQIPPRWGVALRTVSRVNGIKQAKLGTRIPVAAVQGRRSVREDEHWDEISPMPIAWGTPDEDVVNTARRAIPEDQWTRLDKARKRLDDAKATRYNLLVL, from the coding sequence ATGAAGGTATTCAAGTTCGAGGTGGACGAGACGTTCGCGAAGAAGAACAACGAGATGCTCAAGGACACCCGTCGGTTGCAGACCTCAGCCGTCATCTTCGGCGTCCTCCTCCTGGCCCTGTCGGTGGCCCTGTACGCCTGGTGGCGGCAGGGAGAGGTGTGGGGCCTGGTCGGCAGCATCATCGCGGTGACGTTCGCCCTGGTCAGCTTCTTCCTCGCCGTGGCCGTGCCCCGCAAGGTCGGCGGCGCGCAGCAGCTCTACGACACCTACCCGCTGGCCCCGGCCATGATCGTCGAGGTCAACGAGCGTGACTTCGTCATCATGGCGCTGGTGAACACCAATGTCGACCCGCAGATCCCGCCCCGCTGGGGTGTCGCGCTGCGAACCGTCTCCCGCGTCAACGGCATCAAGCAGGCGAAGCTGGGCACCCGCATCCCCGTCGCCGCGGTCCAGGGTCGGCGCAGCGTGCGTGAAGATGAGCACTGGGACGAGATCTCGCCCATGCCCATCGCCTGGGGCACCCCCGACGAAGATGTGGTCAACACCGCCCGCCGGGCCATCCCGGAGGATCAGTGGACACGTCTGGACAAGGCCCGCAAGCGTCTCGACGACGCCAAGGCCACCCGCTACAACCTCCTCGTCCTGTGA
- a CDS encoding DNA repair helicase XPB: protein MAFGDGPLIVQSDKTVLLEIGHPAAGDARAALAPFAELERAPEHVHTYRITPLALWNARAAGHDAEQVVETLERYSRFPVPQPLLVDVAETMSRYGRVRLHKHPAHGLILESAEPAILAELRRHKKISPMLGEPVDAENIPVHPSERGRLKQELLKVGWPAEDLAGYVDGESHPIALSTENENWELRDYQRYAVDSFWEGGSGVVVLPCGAGKTMVGAASMARAQATTLILVTNTVAGRQWRDELLRRTTLTEDEIGEYSGERKEIRPVTIATYQVVTRRTKGEYRALELFDSRDWGLIIYDEVHLLPAPVFRMTSDLQSRRRLGLTATLVREDGREGDVFSLIGPKRYDAPWRDIEAMGFIATAECIEVRTTMTEAERMTYATAETADRYRLAASAQGKMRVTEKLLEKHRGQPTLIIGAYLDQLEELSARFGAPLIEGRTSNKRRVELFDQFRSGEVSVLVVSKVANFSIDLPEAAVAIQVSGTFGSRQEEAQRLGRLLRPKADGGEAHFYSVVSRDTLDSEYAAHRQRFLAEQGYAYRIVDADDLDQLD from the coding sequence TTGGCATTCGGTGACGGACCGCTGATCGTCCAGTCCGACAAGACGGTTCTGCTGGAGATCGGCCACCCGGCGGCCGGTGACGCCCGCGCCGCGCTCGCACCCTTCGCGGAGCTCGAGCGCGCCCCGGAGCACGTCCACACCTACCGCATCACCCCGCTCGCGCTGTGGAACGCACGCGCCGCAGGGCACGATGCGGAACAGGTGGTGGAGACGCTGGAGCGCTACTCACGGTTCCCGGTCCCACAGCCGTTGCTTGTGGACGTCGCCGAGACCATGTCCCGCTACGGCCGCGTCCGCCTGCACAAGCACCCCGCCCACGGGCTGATCCTGGAGTCGGCGGAACCCGCGATCCTGGCGGAACTGCGGCGCCACAAGAAGATCAGCCCCATGCTGGGCGAGCCGGTGGACGCGGAGAACATCCCGGTCCACCCCTCGGAACGCGGCCGGCTGAAGCAGGAGCTGCTCAAGGTCGGTTGGCCGGCCGAGGACCTCGCCGGCTACGTCGACGGCGAATCCCACCCCATCGCCCTGTCCACCGAGAACGAGAACTGGGAGCTGCGCGACTACCAGCGCTACGCCGTGGACTCCTTCTGGGAGGGCGGTTCGGGCGTGGTCGTCCTGCCCTGTGGCGCGGGTAAGACGATGGTGGGCGCGGCGTCCATGGCCAGGGCCCAGGCGACCACCCTGATCCTGGTGACCAACACTGTCGCCGGACGCCAGTGGCGGGATGAGCTGCTGCGTCGCACCACGCTCACCGAGGACGAGATCGGCGAGTACTCCGGCGAGAGGAAGGAGATCCGTCCGGTGACCATCGCGACCTACCAGGTGGTCACCCGCCGGACGAAGGGCGAGTACCGGGCGCTGGAACTCTTCGACTCCCGCGACTGGGGCCTGATCATCTATGACGAGGTCCACCTGCTGCCCGCCCCCGTCTTCCGCATGACCTCCGACCTGCAGTCCCGCCGTCGTCTGGGACTGACCGCCACGCTGGTGCGTGAGGACGGCCGCGAGGGGGACGTCTTCTCGCTGATCGGGCCGAAGCGTTATGACGCCCCCTGGCGGGACATCGAGGCCATGGGCTTCATCGCCACCGCCGAATGCATCGAGGTGCGCACCACCATGACCGAGGCGGAACGAATGACCTACGCCACCGCCGAAACCGCGGACCGCTACCGCCTGGCCGCGAGCGCGCAGGGGAAGATGCGGGTCACGGAGAAGCTCCTGGAGAAGCATCGCGGACAGCCCACCCTGATCATCGGCGCCTACCTCGATCAGCTGGAGGAACTCTCCGCGCGTTTCGGTGCCCCCCTCATCGAGGGCCGCACCTCCAACAAGCGGCGCGTGGAACTCTTCGACCAGTTCCGCTCGGGCGAGGTCTCCGTCCTGGTGGTGAGCAAGGTCGCGAACTTCTCCATCGATCTGCCGGAGGCGGCCGTCGCCATCCAGGTGTCGGGCACCTTCGGCTCCCGCCAGGAGGAGGCCCAGCGCCTCGGCAGGTTGCTGCGCCCCAAGGCCGACGGCGGGGAGGCCCACTTCTACTCCGTCGTCTCGCGGGACACCCTGGACTCGGAGTATGCCGCCCACCGTCAGCGATTCCTCGCCGAGCAGGGTTACGCCTACCGCATCGTCGATGCCGACGACCTGGACCAGCTTGATTAG
- a CDS encoding helicase-associated domain-containing protein, whose protein sequence is MSATPESPDFRAWLAQRDDRELANLLRARQDVVLPLPPGITPLAARLQLRSSVGRALRTLTALELATLEATANLGGELAPVTETDIVNEVRPATGADPEQVEAALARLRELALCYGPADGMRVAGEAMASLPQDWQLLDDAPTPIDPAMIEDLPSPQRAILDTLLNSGGVGRTKHAAVDADPALPVPQLINAGLLLRVDAGTVRLPRRVRAVLRGRDVTRRPLIPSARVLGQTRTDDRARDRADHAGAGSGLEVARHLRQLIELLGEHPTPLLKEGGVGVRAVASLARALTVEEAEIHRLVSLGVAAGLLGRGEPVPLPADDEGSDYLSPTLAADEWLDLDLATRWLTMLSGWLDSPWAPWLVGTRDEKRQPVRLLGDAMKRPHLAEQRRLVLNRFTLVADGVDVTDEQMRDDLFFTHPIAATLLPEDTLTAVVDEARWIGALSRGTATSVLRALLDPTADALAVAEEVTPGTVERVIPQGDMTIMAPGPLPRALQTELDLIGELESAGLASVYRVTEASVRRALDTGRTAEEIRTWLADHTLGEVPQSITYLIADVARRHGTLRGGPALSYLRCDEPSLLAEAARTPAAERVALRVIAPTVAVAQAPLVQVIAALREAGFQPVAEDATGAALDIRPKPARLPAPDIPSRSPQKLDESRISAAVAAIRRADGAKEAGAAVTGPDTQTTLALLQAAARGGRTVTVGFVDKHGRAVHRTVTPLTVTGGQVDALDEVTGQVQRFMLHRITEVLLG, encoded by the coding sequence ATGTCTGCCACCCCCGAAAGCCCCGATTTCCGTGCCTGGTTGGCGCAACGCGATGACCGCGAGCTGGCAAATCTGCTCCGCGCCCGTCAGGACGTCGTCCTACCCTTACCCCCGGGCATAACCCCCCTGGCTGCCCGACTGCAACTGCGGTCCTCGGTGGGACGCGCCCTCCGCACGCTGACCGCGCTCGAGCTGGCCACGTTGGAGGCGACCGCCAACCTCGGCGGGGAACTGGCGCCGGTGACGGAGACGGACATCGTCAATGAGGTGCGCCCGGCGACAGGCGCGGATCCCGAGCAGGTCGAGGCCGCCCTCGCCCGACTTCGGGAGCTGGCGCTGTGTTACGGACCCGCGGACGGAATGCGGGTCGCGGGCGAAGCCATGGCCTCCCTGCCGCAGGACTGGCAGCTGCTGGATGATGCACCGACCCCAATCGATCCGGCCATGATCGAGGACCTGCCCTCCCCGCAGCGCGCGATCCTGGACACGCTGCTCAACTCGGGCGGGGTGGGACGGACGAAACATGCGGCGGTGGACGCTGACCCTGCGCTCCCTGTTCCGCAGCTGATCAACGCTGGACTGCTCCTGCGGGTGGACGCCGGCACCGTGCGGCTGCCCCGCCGGGTGCGGGCGGTGCTGCGTGGCCGGGACGTCACGCGACGTCCGCTCATTCCTTCGGCACGGGTGCTCGGACAGACCCGCACAGACGACCGCGCACGCGACCGCGCCGACCACGCCGGCGCAGGATCGGGCCTGGAGGTCGCGCGGCATCTGCGCCAGCTCATCGAACTGCTCGGGGAGCATCCGACGCCGCTGCTCAAAGAGGGTGGGGTCGGAGTCCGTGCCGTAGCGTCGCTGGCGCGGGCTCTCACCGTGGAGGAAGCGGAGATCCACCGGCTGGTCAGTCTCGGCGTGGCGGCCGGCCTGCTGGGTCGCGGCGAGCCTGTCCCCCTGCCCGCGGATGATGAGGGCTCCGACTACCTCTCCCCCACCCTGGCGGCCGACGAGTGGCTGGACCTCGACCTGGCCACCAGGTGGCTGACCATGCTGTCCGGATGGCTGGATTCGCCGTGGGCGCCGTGGCTGGTCGGCACCCGGGACGAGAAGCGGCAGCCGGTCCGACTGCTCGGCGATGCGATGAAACGCCCGCACCTGGCGGAGCAGCGGCGGCTGGTGCTCAACCGGTTCACCCTGGTGGCTGACGGCGTGGACGTCACGGATGAGCAGATGCGGGACGATCTCTTCTTCACCCACCCCATCGCCGCGACCCTGCTGCCGGAGGACACCCTCACCGCCGTCGTCGATGAGGCCCGTTGGATCGGCGCCCTGTCCCGTGGCACGGCGACCTCGGTCCTGCGCGCGCTGCTCGACCCGACGGCGGATGCCCTCGCGGTGGCGGAGGAGGTCACGCCCGGCACCGTGGAACGCGTGATCCCGCAGGGCGATATGACGATCATGGCCCCCGGCCCCCTGCCCCGCGCGCTGCAGACCGAGCTGGATCTCATCGGCGAGCTGGAGTCCGCGGGCCTCGCCAGCGTGTACCGGGTGACGGAGGCCTCCGTACGCCGGGCACTCGACACGGGGCGCACGGCGGAGGAGATCCGTACCTGGCTGGCGGACCATACGCTCGGTGAGGTCCCGCAGTCGATCACCTACCTCATCGCTGACGTCGCGCGTCGGCACGGCACCCTGCGGGGAGGCCCCGCCCTGAGCTACCTGCGTTGCGACGAACCCTCGTTGCTCGCCGAGGCAGCCCGCACCCCGGCGGCTGAGCGGGTGGCCCTGAGGGTGATCGCCCCGACGGTGGCGGTGGCGCAGGCCCCGTTGGTACAGGTCATCGCGGCCCTGCGGGAGGCTGGTTTCCAGCCGGTCGCCGAGGATGCGACGGGGGCGGCGCTGGACATCCGTCCGAAGCCTGCCCGCCTGCCCGCCCCGGACATCCCGTCGCGGAGCCCGCAGAAGCTGGACGAGTCGCGGATCAGTGCCGCCGTCGCCGCGATCCGGCGTGCCGACGGGGCGAAGGAAGCGGGCGCTGCCGTCACCGGACCTGACACCCAGACGACACTGGCCCTGCTGCAGGCGGCGGCGAGGGGCGGGCGGACGGTGACCGTCGGGTTCGTCGACAAGCACGGGCGTGCGGTGCACCGCACCGTGACGCCGCTGACCGTGACAGGCGGGCAGGTGGATGCGTTGGATGAGGTGACTGGCCAGGTGCAACGCTTCATGCTGCACCGCATCACCGAGGTTCTGCTGGGTTGA
- a CDS encoding resuscitation-promoting factor Rpf1 domain-containing protein: protein MARHTRKTLSAAAKIAAATAAFGTAAALLAPAASAAPDSDWDRLAQCEAGGNWNINTGNGYHGGLQFSPSTWSAYGGQQFAPYAYQATREQQIAVAEKTLAGQGWGAWPACSAKLGLNSAPTPRDASAATSAPSQIQQVVAQSEATASAAGTSSDDLAVDALFGLVRDSLAQYGVGVPAGLEASYNANRHDFNSFYGANRGTIDSALGL from the coding sequence ATGGCACGTCACACCCGCAAGACCCTTTCCGCGGCAGCCAAGATCGCCGCAGCCACCGCAGCCTTCGGCACCGCCGCAGCTCTTCTTGCCCCGGCCGCCTCCGCCGCCCCGGATTCCGACTGGGACCGTCTCGCACAGTGTGAGGCCGGCGGCAACTGGAACATCAACACCGGCAACGGCTACCACGGTGGACTGCAGTTCTCCCCCTCCACCTGGAGCGCCTACGGCGGCCAGCAGTTCGCCCCTTACGCCTACCAGGCCACCCGCGAGCAGCAGATCGCCGTCGCCGAGAAGACCCTGGCCGGACAGGGCTGGGGCGCATGGCCCGCCTGCTCCGCCAAGCTGGGCCTGAACTCCGCCCCGACCCCGCGTGACGCTTCGGCCGCCACCTCGGCACCTTCCCAGATCCAGCAGGTTGTCGCGCAGTCCGAGGCCACCGCCTCCGCTGCCGGCACCTCCTCCGATGATCTCGCCGTCGACGCCCTCTTCGGCCTCGTCCGCGACTCCCTGGCACAGTACGGCGTGGGCGTTCCCGCAGGCCTCGAGGCCAGCTACAACGCCAACCGCCACGACTTCAACTCCTTCTACGGCGCGAACCGCGGCACGATCGACTCCGCACTCGGCCTGTAG
- a CDS encoding cold-shock protein, with the protein MPIGKVKWYDTEKGFGFVSNPGDEDVFVGKQVLPEGVEELIAGQRIEFDFAAGRRGPQALRVKVLDTPRRRPVHRHKPEELGSMVQDLMTVLESQIQPGLAAGRYPDRQMGRQVAEILRAVAKELDS; encoded by the coding sequence GTGCCGATCGGCAAGGTGAAGTGGTACGACACCGAAAAAGGCTTCGGGTTTGTCTCCAACCCGGGCGACGAGGACGTGTTTGTGGGCAAGCAGGTGCTTCCCGAAGGTGTTGAGGAGCTGATCGCCGGCCAACGCATCGAGTTCGACTTCGCCGCCGGCCGTCGTGGGCCGCAGGCGCTGCGTGTGAAGGTGCTCGACACCCCACGCCGTCGTCCCGTCCACCGCCACAAGCCGGAGGAGCTGGGCAGCATGGTCCAGGACCTGATGACCGTCCTGGAGTCCCAGATTCAGCCCGGGCTGGCGGCCGGACGTTACCCGGACCGCCAGATGGGCCGCCAGGTCGCGGAGATCCTCCGTGCCGTGGCCAAGGAGCTGGACAGCTAG
- a CDS encoding DUF2771 domain-containing protein yields the protein MATPKKARQRSLLQFLALLIAVVIIIVAAVLAQGWWNNRPAPEPQDVTVTARVGDASLEVSPYLVCEPGLECPEGEVPNLPVGPDDTLVLEIPQAIHDHDWQLLMIYDDPAANDQQLHGAYDAEQVEIPGSVDSPTEGAERPRLMVVEISSAMIGLDADGEETPYATVWSLSTMAD from the coding sequence ATGGCCACACCCAAGAAGGCGCGGCAGAGGTCGCTCCTGCAGTTTCTCGCTCTCCTGATCGCCGTGGTGATCATCATCGTCGCCGCGGTCCTCGCGCAGGGCTGGTGGAACAATCGGCCCGCCCCTGAGCCGCAGGACGTCACCGTGACAGCCCGCGTAGGCGACGCCTCCCTCGAGGTCTCCCCTTATCTGGTGTGCGAGCCCGGCCTGGAGTGCCCCGAGGGTGAGGTCCCCAATCTCCCCGTCGGACCGGACGACACCCTCGTCCTCGAGATCCCCCAGGCCATCCATGACCATGACTGGCAGCTGCTCATGATCTACGACGATCCGGCGGCCAATGACCAGCAGTTGCACGGCGCCTATGACGCTGAGCAGGTGGAGATCCCCGGTTCCGTCGACTCGCCCACCGAAGGCGCCGAGCGCCCCCGCCTCATGGTGGTGGAAATCTCCTCGGCGATGATCGGCCTCGACGCCGACGGCGAGGAAACCCCCTACGCCACCGTGTGGTCGCTGAGCACCATGGCGGACTAG
- a CDS encoding glutaminyl-peptide cyclotransferase, which yields MGLRETVGVLLALSSFSTVSCAPGPAEVEHLVPRIVETHPFDETSFTQGLEVEEDGTLLVGTGWYRESRIYRSTLDGQELASAELDPTFFGEGITRHGDTIWQLTWQDGVAVKRDADTLEEIGRVTYPGEGWGLCSAGEELIMSDGSDTLRRLNPDNFEELGRFRVTLDGAPTSGLNELECVGEDVYANVFLTTDILRIDADGAVTALIDASGVPNNAEPDPDHVLNGIAHLPGTDRYLLAGKRWPDLYEVELVPTP from the coding sequence ATGGGTCTTCGAGAAACCGTCGGCGTGCTCCTCGCACTGTCCTCTTTCAGCACCGTGTCCTGCGCTCCCGGGCCTGCCGAGGTGGAGCACCTCGTACCGCGGATCGTGGAGACCCACCCCTTCGATGAGACGAGTTTCACCCAGGGACTGGAGGTCGAGGAGGACGGCACGCTGCTCGTGGGCACCGGCTGGTACCGGGAGTCCCGCATCTACCGCAGCACCCTCGACGGGCAGGAGCTCGCCTCCGCCGAACTGGACCCGACGTTCTTCGGCGAGGGCATCACCCGTCACGGCGACACTATCTGGCAGCTGACCTGGCAGGATGGCGTGGCCGTGAAACGGGACGCCGACACACTCGAGGAGATCGGACGAGTCACCTACCCCGGCGAGGGCTGGGGCCTGTGCTCCGCCGGCGAGGAACTGATCATGTCCGACGGCAGCGACACCCTCCGCCGCCTGAACCCCGACAACTTCGAGGAACTCGGCCGCTTCCGGGTCACCCTCGACGGCGCACCGACAAGCGGACTCAACGAGCTGGAGTGCGTCGGCGAGGACGTATACGCCAACGTGTTCCTCACCACTGACATCCTGCGTATCGATGCGGACGGCGCAGTCACCGCCCTCATCGACGCCTCCGGCGTGCCGAACAACGCGGAGCCCGACCCAGATCACGTCCTCAACGGGATCGCCCATCTGCCCGGCACCGACCGCTACCTGCTGGCCGGGAAACGCTGGCCCGACCTCTACGAGGTGGAGCTCGTCCCCACCCCGTAG
- a CDS encoding DUF3027 domain-containing protein — translation MGVVSTSHRRRKSAQQRSPLLDARAVDLARTALEELGDGPVGEHIGVQGLTRNVATHRFAADVPGYSGWEWNAVLACASGSRHVTVNELALVPAPTGEALRAPEWVPWADRIRPGDLGPGDIMPPEPGDERLAEAEDGHLVLSKKGLEDAKQRWRTGDYGPNSEFAEKAALNCRTCAFYLPSGEPLGRNFGVCANEFSADGHVVHATYGCGAHSDTPPDNLLEDAPDAFDDEFPIF, via the coding sequence ATGGGGGTCGTGTCCACCTCTCATCGCCGTAGGAAATCTGCGCAGCAGCGCAGTCCGCTTCTCGACGCCCGCGCTGTCGACCTCGCCCGCACTGCCCTGGAGGAACTCGGGGACGGGCCCGTCGGGGAGCACATCGGAGTCCAGGGACTGACCAGGAACGTCGCCACCCACCGATTTGCCGCGGACGTGCCCGGTTACAGCGGCTGGGAGTGGAACGCCGTCCTGGCGTGCGCCTCGGGGTCGCGCCACGTCACGGTCAATGAACTCGCGCTCGTGCCCGCCCCCACCGGTGAGGCGCTCCGTGCGCCGGAGTGGGTGCCGTGGGCAGACCGGATCCGACCGGGGGACCTCGGCCCCGGTGACATCATGCCGCCGGAACCGGGTGACGAACGTCTCGCTGAGGCGGAGGACGGCCATCTGGTTCTGTCGAAGAAGGGTCTGGAGGACGCGAAACAGCGCTGGCGCACCGGTGACTACGGGCCGAACAGTGAGTTCGCGGAGAAGGCCGCACTGAACTGTCGCACCTGCGCCTTCTACCTTCCCTCGGGGGAGCCCCTGGGCAGGAACTTCGGGGTGTGCGCCAACGAGTTCTCTGCGGACGGGCATGTCGTTCACGCCACGTACGGTTGCGGAGCGCACTCGGACACCCCGCCGGACAACCTCCTGGAGGATGCCCCCGACGCCTTCGACGATGAGTTCCCGATCTTCTAG
- a CDS encoding aminotransferase class IV, with the protein MIYASTFLMRDGRVANLDAHLTRLREETAFNPHIVEHVREELRDAGPGIFRPLIRVGKTTVTVDLQPSMMPAEEITVDAEGIIDLRRHPTRKGPDFGWQIRQLNMLRHSGSDAGLLIDERGNVISGVFSAVLFLQEGTVNISAHPRASDSVTLDAALEMLTEEGLRVIEHPEGLTMTQLRGNETWLLSSVEGVRKVTGWLEYGSVLPPRISNPPRMGAPTHREINQRMWELAGEV; encoded by the coding sequence GTGATTTACGCCTCAACCTTCCTCATGCGCGATGGACGTGTCGCCAACCTGGACGCACACCTCACCCGCCTCCGAGAGGAAACCGCCTTCAACCCACACATCGTCGAGCATGTCCGTGAAGAACTCCGCGACGCCGGCCCCGGCATCTTCCGTCCCCTGATCCGCGTGGGGAAGACGACGGTGACGGTCGACCTCCAACCCTCGATGATGCCCGCCGAGGAGATCACCGTCGACGCCGAAGGCATCATCGACCTGCGCCGTCATCCCACCCGCAAGGGTCCGGACTTCGGGTGGCAGATCCGCCAGCTCAACATGCTGCGCCACTCCGGTTCGGATGCCGGCCTGCTCATCGACGAACGCGGGAACGTCATATCCGGAGTCTTCTCCGCCGTCCTCTTCCTCCAGGAGGGAACCGTCAACATTTCCGCGCACCCCCGCGCCTCGGACTCCGTCACGTTGGACGCCGCCCTGGAGATGTTGACCGAGGAGGGTCTCAGGGTCATCGAACACCCCGAGGGGCTGACCATGACGCAGCTGCGGGGCAACGAAACCTGGCTTCTCAGCTCCGTGGAAGGCGTTCGCAAGGTCACCGGCTGGCTCGAGTACGGTTCCGTCCTCCCGCCGCGGATATCCAATCCCCCGCGCATGGGTGCGCCCACCCACCGGGAGATCAACCAGCGGATGTGGGAGCTGGCCGGCGAGGTCTAG
- a CDS encoding NCS2 family permease, protein MTAGVQTEKQSAIDRYFHITERGSTISTEIRAGVVTFFAMAYIVILNPLIIGTTEDVNGTTLGIPQVAAATALAAGVMTIAFGLIARYPFGIAAGLGLNTLVAVTLVAGEGLTWPEAMGLVVLDGIVIVLLAVSGFRTAVFRAIPQSMKAAMGVGIGMFISIIGLVDAGFVRRIPDAAGTTVPVGLGIDGSVSSWPTVTFVLGLIICGFLVVRKIRGGLFLGILATTIIAMIVEAVSDSGPSFVDGQPNPSGWSLAVPVIPDTFGGMPDLSIVGAVDVFGAFTRIGAIAASLLVFTLVLANFFDAMGTMTALGKQGNLVDDKGELPDMKKALVVEGFGAIVGGAASASSATVYADSAAGVGDGARTGLANIVTGLLFLLAMFLTPLYEVVPIEAAAPVLVIVGAMMMAQVTDIEWGQFHIALPAFLTIVVMPFTYSIANGIGVGFIAFALMAVAAGKAKEVHWIMWLVSALFIAYFGMDPLLAALG, encoded by the coding sequence ATGACCGCCGGAGTACAGACGGAAAAGCAGAGTGCCATTGACCGGTACTTCCACATCACCGAGCGCGGCTCGACCATCAGCACCGAGATACGTGCCGGCGTGGTCACATTCTTCGCGATGGCCTACATCGTCATCCTCAACCCGTTGATCATCGGCACGACCGAGGATGTCAACGGCACCACGCTCGGCATCCCCCAGGTTGCCGCCGCCACGGCACTGGCAGCCGGCGTGATGACCATCGCCTTCGGACTCATCGCCCGCTACCCCTTCGGCATCGCCGCGGGCCTCGGGCTGAACACCCTGGTGGCCGTGACGCTGGTCGCCGGTGAGGGGCTCACCTGGCCGGAGGCGATGGGCCTGGTCGTCCTCGACGGTATCGTCATCGTCCTGCTGGCGGTCTCCGGCTTCCGCACCGCCGTGTTCCGGGCCATCCCGCAGTCGATGAAGGCCGCGATGGGTGTGGGCATCGGCATGTTCATCTCGATCATCGGACTCGTCGACGCCGGCTTCGTCCGCCGCATCCCCGACGCCGCAGGCACCACGGTGCCCGTCGGCCTGGGCATCGACGGATCCGTCTCCTCCTGGCCGACCGTCACGTTCGTGCTCGGCCTGATCATCTGTGGTTTCCTGGTCGTCCGCAAGATCCGGGGCGGCCTGTTCCTGGGCATCCTGGCCACCACCATCATCGCCATGATCGTCGAGGCCGTCAGCGACTCCGGCCCCTCCTTCGTCGACGGACAGCCCAACCCTTCCGGTTGGTCGCTGGCTGTGCCCGTCATCCCCGACACCTTCGGCGGCATGCCGGACCTGTCCATCGTCGGCGCGGTCGACGTCTTCGGTGCGTTCACCCGCATCGGTGCGATCGCCGCCTCGCTGCTGGTGTTCACCCTCGTCCTGGCGAACTTCTTCGACGCAATGGGCACCATGACGGCCCTGGGCAAGCAGGGCAACCTGGTCGACGATAAGGGTGAGCTGCCCGACATGAAGAAGGCCCTGGTCGTCGAGGGCTTCGGCGCCATCGTCGGTGGCGCGGCCTCCGCGTCCTCTGCCACCGTCTACGCAGACTCCGCCGCCGGCGTCGGTGACGGTGCCCGGACCGGTCTGGCCAACATCGTGACCGGCCTGCTGTTCCTGCTGGCCATGTTCCTCACCCCGCTCTACGAGGTCGTGCCGATCGAGGCTGCGGCACCGGTGCTGGTCATCGTGGGTGCGATGATGATGGCCCAGGTCACCGACATCGAATGGGGCCAGTTCCACATCGCCCTGCCGGCCTTCCTGACCATCGTGGTCATGCCCTTCACCTACTCCATCGCCAACGGTATCGGTGTGGGCTTCATCGCCTTCGCCCTCATGGCCGTCGCCGCCGGAAAGGCGAAGGAGGTCCATTGGATCATGTGGCTGGTCTCCGCCCTGTTCATCGCCTACTTCGGCATGGACCCGCTCCTCGCGGCCCTGGGCTAG
- a CDS encoding TrmH family RNA methyltransferase, producing the protein MRIRIDDPADPRLDDVRDLKRSDNRPDLPGGKGLVIAEGPLVVGRLLESRFPVRCLVGFPGKLDAFLAETDVPGNLPIYEVSREVLAEVAGYDMHRGLLAAADRAPEPELAEILSSARTVVVLEGVGDHENIGSMFRNAAGMGVDAVLFGNGCADPLYRRVVRVSMGHVLRTPYAHLTGSYTTWQRSLQELADAGFHLVSLTPDPGAEHLADALVDEQGEPWPKVALLVGAEGPGLTEHAMRATDVRARIPMAPGTDSLNLATSAAVAFYERDRSLR; encoded by the coding sequence ATGCGCATCCGTATCGATGATCCCGCCGACCCGCGTCTCGACGACGTCCGTGACCTCAAGAGATCCGACAACCGCCCGGACCTGCCGGGCGGAAAGGGTCTGGTGATTGCCGAGGGACCGCTCGTGGTGGGCAGGCTGCTCGAGTCACGTTTCCCCGTCCGCTGCCTGGTGGGTTTCCCCGGCAAACTGGACGCCTTCCTCGCGGAGACCGACGTGCCCGGCAACCTGCCGATCTATGAGGTCAGCCGGGAGGTGCTCGCTGAGGTGGCCGGCTATGACATGCATCGTGGTCTGCTCGCCGCCGCCGACCGGGCTCCCGAGCCGGAACTCGCCGAGATCCTCTCCTCCGCCCGCACAGTCGTGGTGCTCGAGGGAGTGGGGGACCACGAGAACATCGGCTCCATGTTCCGCAACGCCGCCGGTATGGGGGTGGATGCGGTGCTGTTCGGCAACGGCTGCGCCGATCCGCTCTACCGGCGTGTGGTGCGGGTGTCCATGGGACACGTGCTGCGCACCCCCTACGCCCACCTCACGGGCAGCTACACCACGTGGCAGCGTTCCCTGCAGGAGCTTGCCGACGCCGGCTTCCATCTCGTCTCCCTGACCCCGGATCCGGGGGCGGAGCATCTGGCGGACGCGCTCGTCGACGAGCAGGGGGAGCCGTGGCCGAAGGTGGCGCTGCTCGTCGGGGCGGAGGGGCCGGGCCTGACGGAACACGCCATGCGTGCGACGGATGTCCGGGCCAGGATCCCCATGGCGCCGGGAACTGACTCGCTCAACCTGGCCACGTCGGCCGCGGTCGCCTTCTACGAGCGGGACCGCTCCCTGCGTTAG